In Moraxella nasovis, the sequence AGAAGCTCTAAAGCTTACCGCAAGTAACTTGTATTCGCTTGGCTTGATTGATGAAGTGGTAGCAGAAGTTATGCCAGCGTCTGAAGATAGTAAGCCTGTGATGGCAGCACTAAAATCTTTGCTCACTCAGCAGCTTGATGAATTGACACAGCTTGACACAGCAGAACTTTTAGAAAATCGTTATCAAAGACTGATGGCATTTAATTCTAAAGTATCGCTATAAGCATAAGCTGTCTTTAAAAGCCCGTCGCATTTGATGGGCTTTTATGCGTTATCTGTAGTGATGGTGATGGCTTCACCGATGTTTGATAACTGCTCACGCACCATAAACAGCCGATCAATACCAAGTGCAATGCCACTACAAGATGGCAGATGATCGCAGGCGTGCACCAGATTCATATCAATCGGCATAATAGGCAACTGCAAGGCGTAACGCTTTGCATTATCAGCCTTAAACCGCTCTAAAAGTGCCTGACTATCTGCCAACTCGTCATAAGCATTGGCAATCTCTAAGCCGTTTATATACAGCTCAAAACGCTGTGCCACAGGCAAACCTTCATCGTCATGACAAATCTTCGCTAAGGCGGCAGTTTTTGGCGGATAATCGGTAATCAGTATCGGTGTGTCAAAGCCTAAATTTGGCTCAATAAAATGGCTAAATAACAAGTCAAGCCAGCCTTGTCTATCATCACCCATATCCAGATTAATGCCATGTATCTGAGCGGTATGTCTAAGCGTACTAATGTCTGCAGTAAAAGGGTGAACGCCCAAGGTATCCAAAAACACCTGCTTATAAGAGTAGCTCTTAACAGTTATGCTGTTACCAAGAACGGTGCTTAGTAATTCACCAAGCTCATCAGCTAAGTCGCTTAAGCAAAAGTTTGGGCGGTACCATTCTAGCATCGTAAATTCAATATTATGCCTTAAGCTGCGTTCATTATCTCGAAACACTTGGCAGATCTGAAAAATCGGCACGCCATAATCAGCAAGCACTCGCTTCATCGCAAATTCAGGCGATGTATGTAGATAACCTGTTTTTAATTGACCACCATGATGAAAATTTGCTGATATACTTTCAATAAAAACATCGGTATTACCATAATGAGATAGTACTGGCGTGGTAATCTCAAGCACGTCTTTTTTTATGAAAAACTGACGGATATCATGCAGCATTTTAGCCTTTTTTTGGGCTAGTGCCAGTGACATACTTGGGCGAAAATCAGTATCTTTAGTCATTAAACAGCCATTCTCGTTTTAGGTGATAATTTTTTCTTAGTTCATCAAAGTCATTACCCATTACACCATCGGCATGACAAACTTGCCGAAGACTATCATCGTCTTTTTGGATGTCATAGTGGGATTGTAGTGTTGGTGTGTCTTGGTTTTGTAAGGCGGTTTTAATGTTATGCCAAGTGTGGGGGTTAGGTGGTAATAAGTCGTCTAGCTTTTGGGTGATTGGCAAGCCAAAATAACGACAAAAGTTTTGATAAATCATATCAGTACCACGCAGCTTGCCTTCTAGCGTATAGCCTGCGATATGTGGCGTGGCGATGGCAAGTCTGTCAAGTAAGGCTTTGTCTATATTGGGTTCATGTGGAAAAACATCTAAAATAACCTGCAAATTTTTATCATCTATCGCTTGTAATAAATCATCTTGGTAGATAATCTCACCACGAGCGGTGTTGATGAGTAGGGCGTTGTGTTTGATTTTGCCAAATGCAGATTGGTTGAATAACTGATGAGTAGGATAATTGCCTGTATGCGTCAAAGGGGTGTGAATGGAGATGATATCACTGCCATCAAGCAGGTCGTCAAAAGTCGTGTTATTGATAGATGATGGGGGCAGGTATGGGTCATGACCTAAGATATCCCAATTTAGGTCTTTGGCGTATTTGGCAAGGGTGCTGCCGATATTACCCAGTCCAATAATGCCAAGTGTAACCCCATTGCTAAGAGCATTTGGACAAACGTGGAAAATGGCGGTGATGACATACTGAGCCACCGAATGCTTACTACAACCTTTAGCATTGGCAAAACAAATATCGTTCTTAGCCAAAAATGCTTCATCTACATGATCGGTGCCAATCGTCGCTGAGCCGATAAATTTCACATTTTTTAGGTCATGAAATGTCTGCTCATTCACGGGCGTTACCGAGCGGATGAGTAGGGCGTCTGGAGTGTATTGATCGATGACAGATTGGTTAATGTCTCGTCCTTTTAGGGTGATAAGGCGAACATGATTAAAATAATCATGCACATGAGCGATGTTTTCATCAGCGATGACAGTTAGCATGATTATTCGTCCTTGGCAGCTTCAATAAATGGGCTAAGTTCTTGTTTATGTTGATTCACCCATTCACGCCAAATGGTGAGTGCGATGGCTAAAACCACAGGGCCGATGAACAGACCCACCATACCAAATGCTGTTAAGCCCCCAAGCACGCCGATAAAGATAATGATGAAAGGGATTTTAGTTGCTCCACTAATGACGATGGGGCGTATTAAGTTATCCACCCAGCTGATTACTAAGATTCCCCATAACGCAAGTCCGATACCTTCGGCGGTGTGTCCTTGTGTGAGTAGCCACACCGCCACACCGCCCCATGCAAAAGGCGTCCCAAATGGAATTAGAGCAACAATAAACGTGATAAGCGTCAGTAGAATGGGGTTAGGAGCTCCAGCAACTGCATAGCCGATACCTGCTAAGACTGCTTGGGCGACCGCAGTAAGCCCGATGCCATACACCACGGCTTGGGTTGTCGCACCAACAGAATCAATGTAACCATCAATACGATCGCCAATGACATTTCTTAAGCCTTGGCGAATCTGATGGATTAGGCTTGTGCCATCACGATAAAAGAAAAATAACGTCATAAGTGCCATGCCAAGCTTTGCAACCGATTTTAGCACCACATCGAATGCTACTTTGCCATAATACAGGTGAGACTGAATCCATGCTCGCACAAGTTCCATTGTGCCTTCGGGATTTTTATTAATCTCCCACAGTGTGTCTTTGATTTGTTGTCCAATGACAGGCAGGTTTTTGATGTTGTCAGGAACGTCAACATAGCCTGCTTGAATACGACGGATGACCATGCTGACAAAGCTGATAACCTCTTGTTGCAGAAAAAAAACGCCGACAATCAAAGGAATGCCAATCAAAAGCGAGATAAAGGCAGTCATGATTAACGCAGATAAGGTCTTGCTAAGACGAACCTTATGATAAAAAAAACGATACAAGGGAAAGGTAACATACGCTAAAATCGCTGCCCAAATTGCAGGCACGATAAAAAAATGCACGATTTTAAAGCATAAAATCAGCAAAATCACCAATAACGTAAGTGCCAACAGCCGCCGTACGATGAGTTCTTTGTTCCAGTGTTCAATCATGATTGGAGTCGCAATGTGGGTAAAATAAAATGCCTATTATGCCTTAAATTTTTAAAAATAGCTTGTTTGATGTGGGGTAATTTGCAAAGAATTTTTAAATTTTGTTGCTTGATTGATACAAGTGGGTTTGTGGCTTAGTTTTGGGTTTGGGTGTTGGGCTTGGTGGTGATTAGGCGATTTAACCCATTGGCAAAGGCGATTTTATCTTTATCGCCATATGGTTTTTGTCCGCCCATCTCATTTAGGTCGAGTACATTTGTGCCACGCAAACTTTCCATAAAATCACGAGTGCTAAGTTTAGGCTTGATATTCTCTATCGTCAGTTCATCACCCCGAGATGTCAGCACTTTTGCTCCCTTATTTAGTGCGTCATTGGCAAGTGGAATGTCGCCTGTAATCACCAGATCCCCTGCCAATACCGTATCCACGATATAATTATCCGCTACGTCAAAGCCTTGAGAAACAATGATAGATTTTAAATAAGGCGATGGCGGTAGCTTGGTAAAGCGATTGGCAACAAACACCGCCTGCACGCCTGTGCGATTGGCGGTTTTGATGATAAGCTCTTTGGCAATCGTGGGAATGGCATCTGCGTCTATGTAGATAATCATGGGTGTTATCGTTCATCAAGTACAGCTTCTGCCTCTGCCACCTTATCGCCCATCACGGTAATATGCCCAATCTTGCGACCGTCTCGCTCAGACTTGTGATAATGATGATAATGCACGCCATCAATGGCAAGTAGTCGGCTTTCATCAGGATAAGTGCCAATGACGTTTAACATGACAGACGGCTTGACGATGCTTGTGTCGCCAAGTGGCAAGTCTAAGACAGCACGGATATGATTTTCAAATTGGCTGGTATTTGCCCCTTCAATGCTCCAATGCCCAGAATTATGCACTCGTGGGGCGATTTCATTGGCAATCAACCCTGCTTTGGTAACAAAAAGCTCCAAGGTCAATACGCCCACATAGTCTAGTTTTTCTAAAATCTTGGCGATGTTTTCTTGGGCGGATTTGGTCAAATGCTCTACATCGGGGGCAGGGGCGACTGTCTTGATCAGTATGCCATTTGTGTGGGTGTTTTGGACAAGGGGATAATAGCCAATACTGCCATCTTGACCACGTACAGCGATGAGCGATACTTCACGTTCAAAGTCAATAAAGCCTTCTGCAATCAAGGGTGCAGGCATCGCCCCTTCTGTGGTCGCCTTGCCCAATTCATGCCAAGCGGTGGCGATGTCGCTTTGGGTGTGTATGACAAATTGCCCCTTGCCATCATAGCCACCACGAGAGGTTTTAAGCACAAGTGGCAGACCCAATTCATCACAGGCTTGGTTTAGTTCATCTAATGAATGGATAGCACGATAAGGCACGGTGGTGATGCCAAGCTCATTAAATAAGGCTTTTTCACGCAAACGGTCTTGGGCGACTGTCAAAGCGATGGGTGGTGGGAAAATACCGCCTTTTTGGGTCGCCAAAAGCTTGGCGGTGGCGATGGGCGTATTTTCAAATTCTAGGCTAAAAACATCGGACGCTTTGATAAATTCGTCTAACTGCTCACTGCTGTACACCTGCCCATACAGACTGGCAGGAGCATGGGGTGCGTCTTCTAAAAACACGCAAGTATGCCCAAGTTGCAAAGCGGCTTTGGCCAGCATCATGCCAAGCTGACCGCCTCCTAAAATACCGATGGTTTTGGTGGTGTTTGCCATAAAAATATCCGAAAACTTAAGTAAAATTTTCGGATATTATCGCATATTTTGATGAAAATTGGCGTAAATATTCGCACATTTGCATAGCTGTATCAGCGTTATGGATTATTTGTGCGTTGATGGGTGCTACTTGATGTTAGGTTAGCTTATAATCCCTGGGGTTGGATTTGCCAAAATGCTTTCGGTTTGGGATTGACGAAACTCTTCTAGCTGCTTTGCTAGCTTTTCATCATGTAAAGCAAGCATTTGAATGGCTAAAAGCCCTGCATTAAATGCCCCTGCCGTACCGATGGCAAGCGTTCCTACCGCCACCCCTTTTGGCATCTGCACGATGGATAGCAGGCTATCCCAGCCTGAGAGCGTGCTTGATTTGACAGGCACGCCAAGCACAGGTAGGGCGGTCTGAGACGCACACATACCAGGTAGATGGGCAGCCCCACCTGCCCCTGCAATGATGACTTGAAGTCCATTTTGTTTGGCAGATTTGGCAAAGTCAAACAGACGGTCAGGGGTACGGTGAGCTGACACCACTTCACATACGAATGGTACACCAAAATCTGCTAAAAGCTGTACGCCATGCTGCATGGTTTCCCAGTCAGATTGTGACCCCATGATGATACCAACTTTAGGCTCGCCCTTAGGTGAGATGATTGGACTAGGAAGCGTATTTGACATGGTTTTCCTTAAGTTAAAACAAAAAAATTACCATAATTGAGCTAAAATAGCAATCACTTTATGCATTAGACTTGGGGCGTTAATAGGTTACCAGATGAAATTATCAGCACTTAAGGTGGGGTTATTCGTATCAAAGCGATAGGCGGTTAATACTCCATCTTTACCTGCTGAGTAGTCAATGCACACCACTTGATCAGTTAAGGGAGTAGGCTTGCCATCAAGCCAATAATGCCCAATAAAAATAAACTTATCTGTATTGATATGAAAGTTTTGTAGGTCAGGCGATAAGCTTAGTGTGGTATTTGGTAGGTTATCTGCCATTAAGATTTCACTGATAGGACGGTTTTGCCAGTCATCCTCCCACCATTTTACTCGGGCTCTGGTGCGACTGATGCCTGTCTTGTCGGTTTTGGTTATACCCTTTGGTAACGGTACATCAATGCCTTTTAATAGGCGTTCAGCTGCAAAAAATATGGGCGTGTTCGGTTGTCCCATTAGCTGAACGGCGTGTTCTGTTAGCTGATTGTGCTGGGTTAATAAAGGCTGTAGCTGCCGCATGCTACAAGTGTCATAGCAGGCATGGATAAAAATGGCGTGTGGTGTTTCAATCCATAAGGGCAACTCGTATAGACGGCTTATCCAGTGGCGGTGAAGCTTGGAGTTAAATCCCACTTCATCTAAGAAAGCTTGGTGTTGATGGGTATTATGCTGGCTATGCACTCTTAAGTACGAACCGTCATTGGTGATGGTGTTTGGTGTGGCATAGCCGATGGCATTGTACTCATGATTGCCCATGACAGCGATGGCTTGCTTATTGTCAATCATATCAAAGACGATAAAGAGTGTTGCTAGCTCTTGGTTGCCACGATCAATCAAATCACCGATAAATACGGCTTGGTGACCCTTTGGAGCGATATAACACACGCCATTATGACGATAGCCCAGTTTGGTGAGCAGTCCTTTTAATTTATCTGCCTGCCCATGGATATCGCCGATGATGTCATAAACCATAGTTTATTTACCCACTAAAAACTTGGATGTAGCAAATGTGAGAAAAAATGCTGCACAAGTGATGGCTCTATAAGAATGCTTGCAATAATGCCAAATGCCGCCCCAGTTAAATGTGCCAAGTGATCAACATTGCCTGTGCCACGCTTTTGGGCATATAGACTATAAGCTGTGTAAGCGATGGCAAAGACGATGGCGGGAATGGGTAAGATGGCAAATAAATACAGCGTTTCCCATGGTGCAAATAAGATAAAGGCGAAAAGCACAGCAGATACACCGCCAGACGCCCCAAGCGATAGATAGCGTGGGTTGTTTTTATGTTTTAGGTAGCTTGGTATGGCAGCGATGATGATGGCAATAACGTAGAACGCCAAAAAGCCAAATTGCCCAAGCTTAGCAAGGTAAAATCGCTCAATAGCACGACCAAAAAAGTACAGCGTAAACATATTAAATAACAAGTGCATGCCATCAGCATGGATAAAGCCATGCGTGATAAAGCGGTCGAACTGCTTATAACGACTAATGCGTGTAGGGTCAAAAATTAGCCTTCCCATAAGCGAGTTATTTTGCCAAGCAAGAATACTTGCGATGACGGTGATGATGATAATAGCGGTTGTGTGATTCATAGTGATTACTTTTGGTTTTAGGTCAGTATAGCAGTTTGATGACGATTTAAAAAGACTTAACAAGACCTATCTATTATACACAATCATTAAAAAATGTAATTATTTGTAATTTATCATAAAATTATACAAGAATTATGGAAATTTTTGTTTAACTATTGTTTCCAAGTCTTTAAATTTCAAGCAAAATCGGTCATAATGCCATTAATCTGCAAGATTGTGAAAAAATCAAGCAAGACCAACGGAAAAAGTAATATTAACGTAGATAATTGGAGTTTTTATGACCC encodes:
- a CDS encoding metallophosphoesterase yields the protein MVYDIIGDIHGQADKLKGLLTKLGYRHNGVCYIAPKGHQAVFIGDLIDRGNQELATLFIVFDMIDNKQAIAVMGNHEYNAIGYATPNTITNDGSYLRVHSQHNTHQHQAFLDEVGFNSKLHRHWISRLYELPLWIETPHAIFIHACYDTCSMRQLQPLLTQHNQLTEHAVQLMGQPNTPIFFAAERLLKGIDVPLPKGITKTDKTGISRTRARVKWWEDDWQNRPISEILMADNLPNTTLSLSPDLQNFHINTDKFIFIGHYWLDGKPTPLTDQVVCIDYSAGKDGVLTAYRFDTNNPTLSADNFIW
- the epmA gene encoding EF-P lysine aminoacylase EpmA, whose translation is MTKDTDFRPSMSLALAQKKAKMLHDIRQFFIKKDVLEITTPVLSHYGNTDVFIESISANFHHGGQLKTGYLHTSPEFAMKRVLADYGVPIFQICQVFRDNERSLRHNIEFTMLEWYRPNFCLSDLADELGELLSTVLGNSITVKSYSYKQVFLDTLGVHPFTADISTLRHTAQIHGINLDMGDDRQGWLDLLFSHFIEPNLGFDTPILITDYPPKTAALAKICHDDEGLPVAQRFELYINGLEIANAYDELADSQALLERFKADNAKRYALQLPIMPIDMNLVHACDHLPSCSGIALGIDRLFMVREQLSNIGEAITITTDNA
- a CDS encoding YaiI/YqxD family protein → MIIYIDADAIPTIAKELIIKTANRTGVQAVFVANRFTKLPPSPYLKSIIVSQGFDVADNYIVDTVLAGDLVITGDIPLANDALNKGAKVLTSRGDELTIENIKPKLSTRDFMESLRGTNVLDLNEMGGQKPYGDKDKIAFANGLNRLITTKPNTQTQN
- a CDS encoding rhomboid family intramembrane serine protease, translating into MNHTTAIIIITVIASILAWQNNSLMGRLIFDPTRISRYKQFDRFITHGFIHADGMHLLFNMFTLYFFGRAIERFYLAKLGQFGFLAFYVIAIIIAAIPSYLKHKNNPRYLSLGASGGVSAVLFAFILFAPWETLYLFAILPIPAIVFAIAYTAYSLYAQKRGTGNVDHLAHLTGAAFGIIASILIEPSLVQHFFSHLLHPSF
- the purE gene encoding 5-(carboxyamino)imidazole ribonucleotide mutase; protein product: MSNTLPSPIISPKGEPKVGIIMGSQSDWETMQHGVQLLADFGVPFVCEVVSAHRTPDRLFDFAKSAKQNGLQVIIAGAGGAAHLPGMCASQTALPVLGVPVKSSTLSGWDSLLSIVQMPKGVAVGTLAIGTAGAFNAGLLAIQMLALHDEKLAKQLEEFRQSQTESILANPTPGIIS
- a CDS encoding AI-2E family transporter, with protein sequence MIEHWNKELIVRRLLALTLLVILLILCFKIVHFFIVPAIWAAILAYVTFPLYRFFYHKVRLSKTLSALIMTAFISLLIGIPLIVGVFFLQQEVISFVSMVIRRIQAGYVDVPDNIKNLPVIGQQIKDTLWEINKNPEGTMELVRAWIQSHLYYGKVAFDVVLKSVAKLGMALMTLFFFYRDGTSLIHQIRQGLRNVIGDRIDGYIDSVGATTQAVVYGIGLTAVAQAVLAGIGYAVAGAPNPILLTLITFIVALIPFGTPFAWGGVAVWLLTQGHTAEGIGLALWGILVISWVDNLIRPIVISGATKIPFIIIFIGVLGGLTAFGMVGLFIGPVVLAIALTIWREWVNQHKQELSPFIEAAKDE
- a CDS encoding 4-phosphoerythronate dehydrogenase; translated protein: MLTVIADENIAHVHDYFNHVRLITLKGRDINQSVIDQYTPDALLIRSVTPVNEQTFHDLKNVKFIGSATIGTDHVDEAFLAKNDICFANAKGCSKHSVAQYVITAIFHVCPNALSNGVTLGIIGLGNIGSTLAKYAKDLNWDILGHDPYLPPSSINNTTFDDLLDGSDIISIHTPLTHTGNYPTHQLFNQSAFGKIKHNALLINTARGEIIYQDDLLQAIDDKNLQVILDVFPHEPNIDKALLDRLAIATPHIAGYTLEGKLRGTDMIYQNFCRYFGLPITQKLDDLLPPNPHTWHNIKTALQNQDTPTLQSHYDIQKDDDSLRQVCHADGVMGNDFDELRKNYHLKREWLFND
- a CDS encoding 5-(carboxyamino)imidazole ribonucleotide synthase, with translation MANTTKTIGILGGGQLGMMLAKAALQLGHTCVFLEDAPHAPASLYGQVYSSEQLDEFIKASDVFSLEFENTPIATAKLLATQKGGIFPPPIALTVAQDRLREKALFNELGITTVPYRAIHSLDELNQACDELGLPLVLKTSRGGYDGKGQFVIHTQSDIATAWHELGKATTEGAMPAPLIAEGFIDFEREVSLIAVRGQDGSIGYYPLVQNTHTNGILIKTVAPAPDVEHLTKSAQENIAKILEKLDYVGVLTLELFVTKAGLIANEIAPRVHNSGHWSIEGANTSQFENHIRAVLDLPLGDTSIVKPSVMLNVIGTYPDESRLLAIDGVHYHHYHKSERDGRKIGHITVMGDKVAEAEAVLDER